AAAGAGACGTAATATGATGGCCCTTGTCCGATTTTGTTTAATTTATAGAAAAAAGAACATCCCGACCTTACACTGAGGAAAAGCgcaagtggttcaaaagttccattttcgcctggttaaactggacaagTAATGCTATCTAGCAGGCCTTTGTATGAGCATAGAATGCctgccatttcggaggccatggcATAAAATTGTTCAATGAATGCTGTTACTGCTTTAACTCCCGTTCCTTTTGTTCTGCTGCTACTGGTGTCGGCGGCTGCGCCGTATAGACGGGCAACAACAAGCACGGCAAGAGTGACGTGAAAGTTTTTACTTTGAGGcgtgggtaatttgaagtgcgctatcACGATGCTGACCACTAAAACGTTatattatttcaaaataagcccgttcttggcacaaaagtagcactacgaggtttctggagtGTCATTTCAGCAGACAACATCTACTTAACATTTACCTTTAGTGTTCCCTTAGGcgtcctgccgcccggttctccCTTTGTGAGTGAAGGCCATCCATACGAGGTCATCATTATCTTCTTCATACACTATGAATTAGAGCTAGAATAAGGGGAGTGCCCGGACCGCGCTCCTGAAATTGAATCCCAAACAGGGTCACTCCacttgtggcgctgcgatcggtagTCTGCAATGTGTCGTCGTTTTAAGAGTTGTGCGCAGCTCCACTGAAGTGGTCGAGGGGTCACTCCACTTTCGACTTCGGTGGGAGACGAacgtgtgatggctcgctccgtgcgaggtgcttcggcggccgctgctggccacggtgttaggttcccttctgcgccatcggattaccggtttttgttgcctacattgccgtcgggtgacagtatggaagagtgtgtgtttctgcacggTGATTTGGAAAAAAGACCATACCGGTTGGAAGACTTTCGAGCCCCGtggaagaagtgggactcatAAAGGCAATCActggcattggagccttccagacgaatcacatctggctggtgaagatgcgaagcaaggCTGACAAAGATCCCTTACTCAAAACAGGTGGACTCCAAGTCAAAggtggcttctgtgctatcatcgaccctatTCAACATGATGTAACCGTGAAAATCCACTGCGTTGGCTTTGCCGTCTCTaatgagagcattcgacaagcgttGAGTGAGTTTGGTGAAGATCTGGAGGTTTCCAACGACAAGTGGACCGTCGCGGGCTTTGAACACGCGACATCGACGACGATggtggtgcgactgaaactgaaggaaggcgtggtgctagaagacttgccgcACCTTTTTAAGTATGGAGGGGGCACGTCCTTCTTGTGGCTTCGGGTCGGGCACCgctttgcctaaggtgtcacatgcaaggacatatacgacgagactgccagactccccgctgtggtgtatgccgagcgtttggtcatgaaagtcaagattgcgtcaggagttatgccagagttacgaagaccgCGCTGCCAACAGACGATGCCCAAGATAATCTAATGGACGCTGAAGAGGCTGAGAAAATGGCCCCTGGCAGCAATGCCATGGAACCCGACgccacggttcaggcaactggagaagagacagccgacgcgacAACGCAAGACGGCAAAGACTCAACGAAGGAATCGgaggagttggccgcaacaggcAGCCAGGGGGATATTCAAGAATCGATGGAGGAAGACATGGCtaccagtggcgagatcgctacgccagaagtcagcacaaagtctccggaagcgaccacgggACGCGGCAAGCGTAACCGAGTGGAAagcacggaacgcaacctgaaacgcccggagcgtctgtgTCAACGCTTCACgggcgctaagagtaaaaaatatgccctcggaacccggtcggcgtcatcgtcgccggttTGGGGACAGGATCGAGGCGCGTAAGACCCCAGTTTTCCTactgcacggtatacgagacacggtGAGCGCAGCATTATAGTTTtatctttgtcatcaacatggctagcatgactgcgcctttacgcgttggtacgctgaatgtacgtggtctaggaacgcgtcacaaacagtaccagttgaaacgcttaatgcaagaaaaagaccttgacttgctcgcggtccaggagactgaagttagtactgaggacgcgactgatagcttggtagcaggattttcattgcggtacaatgcgtgtgtgagctatgcagtgggagcatTAGCCGGATGTATTAattttgtcaagaactctcttggtattgtagtaGAAGAGGTCCCaagttgcctacatgggcgttttgttttgagtaacttttgttacgggaacactaagtttagagttatctgtgtatacgcacctacaaattcgagagacagatgtttgttttttcgggaaatgcaagcgtactttgaatgtcagaaatgtgtgattctgctgggtgacttcaattgtgttcTGGCCCTagaagattgcacgtatactgctaaattaaGTGATGAAAACGTTGGTTTGCTTAGAGATAGCCTTAATAAGTACTATTTCTATGACGTAGCTCTGTTTTCGAAGGGTGGGAGTCGccaacacttcacacattttcaaggttcgagtcgcgcacgactagatcgagcatatgtttgttctgagatagtacctttatgtcagaactatgacgtttatgctgCTTCCTTCAGTGATTATTGCTTAGTCTCGTTTGGgataggtagaaagtgcaaaaaaaaggtCGTATGGGAAGCATAGAAACTGActactaagataattacgcacgaagggtttgtagataaTACAAAGAAGGAAATtgagaattttttcaaaaacgcagaaaggagtgccaACGGAAAGATGGAAATTATTTAagtaaaagataaaaatgaaggcaatagagtgtggttgctacatgcagtatcaagctcgaaaacaggaacgtgagctgCGGGCAGAGTTAAATGATTTGGTGaaaattgaagcagaaaacccgggcttatttACACATCAattgcaggttgtcaaaaacaagattgaatgtcttgaagaagataaatatgaaggtgcaattatacgagcaagagctgagagatacctcgtgggtgaagccccgacaaagcgagccttgtcagatgaaaaggcatatgcgcgagctcacgacatactagagatagaatggaatggtaaaatcTTGAGAGAACATAAAGATATCATGAAAGTTTTTGAAAGCTATTATtaggacttgtttgcttatcgcgaaccaaaggagccgagttttgtagatgagttcttgatagaaatgccgacacttaatgctgaggacacaaatttattggaaatgtgtattagtataggggaaattgaggaggctatcgatgatcttggcatgggcaaatcaccttGTCTAGATGGCATTAGcgccgccttttacaaggcgatcaaggaggatatggccgccgcattgcatgaggttttttcagagtctttagaccgcggaactctgcctccatcgtttaattGGGCACACACTGTGCTAATTTttaaagggaaagagcaacatgttttacgcaaggtgacaggatacaggccaatcacgctaacaaacgtagattataaggtgtttatgaaagttctggctaggaggttgcaaaaagttatatacaagttggtcgggtcacagcagacttgcggcatcaagcgtaggagcatattcacgaatattcatgttgccaggagcatttcggagtattgtgacgctgcgcttctaaaagtagctatgttgcaaattgatctagccaaggctttcgacatggttccacacaataaaCTCTTCacgctagctgagtacgttggtcttggtgcgatcatatgtaaaggtattagattggcatacaaaagttcaaccacaaatttaattgtaaatggagaactctcacagcgcatacaagtgtactttcctccgtgcgccaggggtttcctttaagtcctttgctttTGGCTCTATTTTTGGAGCCACTGTGTCAGAAAGTTATTCACCAcacagggattaatggtttctggttgcagtcatgtgaagtgcgtgttttggcctacgccgacgatattgcatTTTTTTGCTGCTAATAGAGAGAGTATCACTTCCTTATTAGAAATCACTCGAAgcttttgtgacacgagtggaagtttaatgaacaaagagaaaagcattggtttatggcatggtaattgtgACCTCACGCCCAGTttctttggaaatattcagtggctcacgacacctAGTCATTAGCTAGGGGTACCATTGCACAGGTATCAAGACggtgaagcattttggcttggaaaggctgaagaactgcgcgcgaccgccgaaggatggggcggttgtggcttatcaattttctctcggtcagctgtatgcaacgtgtttctggctgctaaaattatgtaccttttgcaagtagttagttgtacgcgtaaaagcattCATAAAATCCACAGGATATttgccacgttcatctggagctctacatgGGAGCGAACATCTAGAACAAACTTGTTTCGGcgtgttaagcaaggagggctgtctttgtgccatctgtttcttaaccaagtaatatcacgtttcctgctcattagagaccagatAGACTCctttttatgttctttatttcaaacaacgctctCACACCACATgtctgacttctttgtatcttcagataggggaaaacgacacaccttgtcaccgttcttacGTGAAGtagtgttctcatatcgtttcttaagggcaaggttttcgatagattatctaactaatgtgaaaagaaagcgccttatgaaagacttaATACAGAAtctttttcctgtgcccctgtaccgttcaaagtatgaaaaatcatatggtcatgatgTACTAAAGCGAgtaaaaacatgtgtataccacccgatgtgaaaacattcttttttaaacttcatacgggaaccttgtcagtaaaaacgtggcttgaagagagatgAATGTATGTATGgcgaagcagctgtctcctgtgtaacaaagcTGAGagcattgaacatgtgtttattgattgtaagaacgctattttcttttggggcattttacagaggactttaaaaagagatttacctcttactccatatggaattcgttttttgccttgtgatagttctgtgcaaaatttagATGTTATAATTTTACtgggtcttcattcggtttggcgtagtatgctatggTACAGGcgctgtgatgtgagagttctatccgttaatgagtgtttcgtgaaAGCTATTATAAGAGTGAGAGATGTGTATAATTCTACCGACTGTGTTAAAAATGTAATATCTTCATTCGATGCGTTATCACATATGAAACACGTGTGACAGTGATTGTCACATTAGCTTGAGCTGTAGTCAAGAAGgcgataaagaaaacaaaactgaaGTGGTCTAGGGGTAGAATACTCGCTTCCCACTTAAAAGACCCAGGTTTGAATTGCAGCTGTGAATGAATGGTATTCTTTTCCGTTAGTTTTCCTAGCACCGGTgtattggttggttggttggttgcgaaactttattgaggttctgcaaggcgcgcgtcagcgcgcagcgggcgtctcccacgtcgggaccgttaggccaagcctatcggccgctccgcgggcctgctggacggcccaaagttggtcggccaggagggagctgcgaagggccgcctcccacctgaccgatgtagtgttggggtaagtgtacattgccttgcactcccagagcatgtgcgccagcgtggatacatccccacattcggggcaagcgtcattggggaacacgtcaggataaatagcgtgaagggatctcaggttaggttTCTCTTCTTCGGTgtattggttgtttttttttaatctggctTCAGTTGCTACAAAAAATCACGCGAAAtatgaagtaaagaaaaaaaaatgataatgaGGGCATTTTTTGCAGCGCCACCGCACGGATTTAACAAAAACTTTAAAGCATGGCTTCCGAGAATTTGGCGATTAAGAGAGACGGTGTGCTTTCACTCGCCTGCCATGAAAGCACACCGTCATATTTCGCggaattttttgcagcaatatgtAGCAACTGAagccagatttaaaaaaaaaacaatcaatacACTGGTGCAAATAgaattaagaaaaaagaaaatccaaCGCTTACAGCTGcgattcgaacctgggtctttTGAGTGCGAAGCGAGTATTCTACCCCTCGACCACTTCGGTGAAGCGGCGCGCAATTTTAAAACGAGCAGTTATTGCAGACTACCGATCACAGCACGGAAGCAGATTGATTCTGTTTAGGCTTCACTTTTAATGCATTAGTGCTGCGTCCGTTCCAGGCACTCCCCTTGTTCACTCTACTATAAATTCTCGGAAGTGAACGACCAAGATGTCCCGTGCTCAATCAGTGGAATCCCCACCTCTGTGTTTCAAGAATGAGCCTTTTTTCGAAGCCCTGGCCGAAATTGTCCCACCCACGCCCTTAGTGGATTCCGGATGCGAACGCTTGCAGTGTAAGTGCATTCTCTTTCGGTTAAGCCCACAGCAGATGGCTGCTGTTTCCTCGTCATCAACGGAGAACGCAGAATCGAGCCGAGACGACACTATGGAAGTACACCTTCGCTTTTGTTTGCTCGACACGAACAGTGAGCAGGACGATAGGTACCCTTCTGATCTGGCCGTAAATGTTAACGGTAAAACCGTGGAACTTCCGGCGCCTATTCCTTGCAAAGACTCCCATGGACTGACCGAATGGGTGCATCTGCCAATTAACATCACCTCTTTATGTACTCAGGGCCCTTCCACGCTAAATAAGCTTTGGGTAACCTGGCAGCCCGCCAGTGGGCGACAGTACGCCGTCGGTCTGTTCTTGGTCAAGAAGCTCTCAGCAGCGACGATTCTGAGCGGACTGTATCAGTTGAACGCGGCAGTGACGAGAGCCATGATCAAGAAGAAAGCTAAGCGTCGAGCAACTATAGGCGAGGACGTGGCGATAACCAGATTCCACGTTTCCCTCACGTGTCCGCTGAGCCGCACCCGGATGAAAGTTCCGTCTCGCGGACGCCTTTGCAAGCACCTGGACTGCTTCGATGGGTCGAGCTATCTGCAGGTCAATGAGCGGAGGCCCACGTGGACATGTCCAGTGTGTTGTAAGCCGGCCTCCTTGTCGTCTTTGGTCGTTGACCAGCTGTTTACAGACATCTTGGCGAACGCGCCCGGCGACTGCAACCGCGTTGTACTCCACGCGGACGGCTCCTGGACTCCATCGCCGGCGACGCAGAGGGCCGACGGCGTCCCTACTTCCGCACTGCAGTCTAGAGCTCGCAGTTCGGCGTCACCTTCCGAATACTTATCCAGCGAACAGGTCGCGCGGCAGCAGCCAAAAATAGAAGTCATTGACTTGACCTATTCTAGCAGTGACGACGACGAGGACTGTCCTGCGCTGCGATAACCTTTTGCTCCGTCAAGCGCAATCGACAGCGATGCTTGCTCGGAAGACGAGAACCCTCGTCTTGCGCTCGGTCCTTGTGAATTGTTCTGCAGATCTATTGAAAtcagttttttttgtctgtgttccTTGTATCAAATTATGTAACGTCAATTATTCCTAATAGACTTCCACTATACAGTGGGTTGCCAACGCCACGTTTCAGGTGAACGAAGCCACAACATGTCCAGCAGCATCAGCATGTCTGCTGCTTTTATCCATGGACACACGGTTGCACCACGTTATCTTCTAGTTCTATTTGATGGCGCGACTTTCAGTGATTGAGTAGCGCAAATATTTTTGTGCTTTCTCAACGACCATACAGTGCCTTTAACTAAAGTGTTTTAAACTATTCGGCCATCGGTACAATGATCGGTCCTCGTAGCAAATATCTTCCGAACGAGTTGTTTTTCACTACATATGACAAAGTACATGTTTTTGTGCACCTTCTGCTggttttaggagtgaagctccttgaGGCGTTGGCTGAGCGTCCCGTAGTAATCATGTGTAGCCACCTCTGGTTAGTTCAGAGCAGGCCGTGGAAGGTGGTACTTGTACATTTAATGAAATgctgatgattgatatgttgggtttaacgttccgaaaccaccatatgattatgagagacgctgtagtggatggctccggaaatttcgattacatggggttctttaacgtgcacccaaatctcagcacacgggcctacagcattctgggctccatcgaaaatgcagccactgcagcgaTGATTCGATTctatgacctgcgggtcagcagccgagtaccttagtcactacaccaccgcggcggggcatataacGAAAACCtaaggagccttcatgtgcgcgcgtctccgtgttttagagTGGTGACAAAttcgatcatggttgcttacaactggctaaaacagccaccatacttgacgggccgccatgttggttctgagcGGTCGCTGGTTTGTATTGAAGGCAGTGTGAGTTTCAACGTGGAGGGTTTTTTTATGTATAGCAAGTTCTGAAAGTTGAAGGGTTCTTTTCTGAACTTAGCCGCCgtgtttaaaacagaaaaaaaaaaggtgttcgtGACTCTAGTTTGTATAAAATACCGTTAAAGCAGTTCATCTCTCCCACATGGTAGATTCGCTGCATTGGTGGAGTGGCGACATTTAGGGGGCTTATATTTGCGAAGGAAACAACTTCGATGTCCCTGTAAACGTACTTCAATGTCTGCGGCATTCTTGAAACAAATTCACCTAATAATTGCTGAACCCTCAAAGGCCCTCTAGTACAAGGCTAAAGACAGTGCTGTTTTAGTGACGGTATCGataacgacagggaaggcagatcaaacaaccgggtagctcgcaGTGTTTCTCCGCTAGTCTGCCTCTCATACCCTAAATAAAGCTTTTGTgcgtaatataatttcctgcaGCAAGTTTAGTACCCGCAAACGAATCAGTACACTTGACTGCTTAAAAAacttacaagctgtaagcatcGCCAGAAAATAGTAGGACACTCAATCATATAACACcaaccctccccctccccccacagGCTTGTATATTAGGCTAGCAGAAAAGCAAACGGGAGCAACAAGGGACAAACCGAGATTTTCCAGGTGAGATTTTTTGCAAACAGAATCCTAACAGCATCTGGCCCTAATTTATTCAATCCGTCCTGCCTCCTTTGATGAAAGCTTGTGTCCTCGCTGTGCGCCTACAAAGGACCATttttcataaatacgccaccTGACGGTAACCTTTTCGTTAGTTTCGATATTGTAAAGGGAAGCCGCCATATATAGGGCAGGTGGTGTGTGCGCGTGCTTCGGACGTGCATCCTATCACCAGGGAAAGTAGTTCCACAATAGCGCCCGCattttcaacgtgaaatataAAAATTCCTCCGTTATTTTCTTCGAGGAGCTATTTGACACAGAACGAAGCTCACACTAGTCTAGGgtatttgtatttttttaatttactcGTTGTGACTTCACGTTTTTGAGCGCGCGAGAAATTCCCACCTTCATACGTGTACATTAACGCTGAGCgccgtctgcgtctacatgaagcGCTGTTGTTGTTGTCTGCTCCAGCACCCTATACATGGCGGCAAGGAGTAGTTCGCGTAATGGGCGCTTGGGGCGCCCTTTTACGAAAAGGGTCTATAAAGCATTAAGGCGAAAAGTCATACAATGCGCCGACTACATATACGGAGTCCATAAACAGTTTCTGTGCAAGCACTAAATAACAACTCACTTCGCAATTTCAAATCTTTGTGGCTTGTTCTGATACAAAAAGACAACAAAAATAACGACGCAGCACCAATCTTCCATGGGCCCTATTTGAGTTATGGGCCAACAATCCACTTGCCTAGTGCACATATACAACACCGTAGATGATCGACAGACGGACAGGACGACGGACGggcacgaacagtaaatctcCCGCATTCTATATTATTAAAACGAAATCCTTTTCGCCATTGCTGAGCGAGTTTCGCTGCAGTTCCGCGTGTAATTGAAGGAAAGAACGCATACgccatggcaagccacacaaaatttttagttgtgttgcaactgtgcaagaccaCAAAAATACAGTGAACGCGTTCTTCGGCTCGTATGTGTACCTCTCCATGGGCCCTTCGTCTGCGTCCGAGATGAAAGTCCGACTACTTGAACTAGTTTTGTGACCTCACACTGTCGAACATTTGAAATTTATACTGTGCATTTGTAcagagacacgctatattcagcttcgccaactgtaaacgttcCGCGCAGGGCCACCCAGGAATATTTTAAATTTTTGAGGAGGGAGGGaggtgcagcagaacgactaactttggcgatgggtggtcgctgtgaattcgtgcaaatattttagtataccctgaaaagttaaattacaaAAATATTTCGTGATGTAGGGGCTTCAGATTTTCTTCCTTTCCCCTCTCTACTTACGGCATTCTGATTTTCATTCCTTTGACACGTTATTTTTCCTTCATCTCGCGGCTTTCTGAGCCCAGCaaacttccaataaatcggctcagttattctgagTACTGTAGATACCTAACCAATCAAGAAAGAGTTAAGCCAGAAGAAATCAGAATAAGACACGCTCTTTCTAAATGGTTTTCAATATCTCACAAgagcttttatggagctcaagttCAGTTGATTGGAATTTCATATACTTAAAGCGTTATGTGTTACACACGAATCATGGGTAGGTACAAAGACATCTGAatgaaaaaattgacagatcccacgtacaatgggaatcgatgatatgcgaaacacgaatgaggacgcttgatatgtcactttattatcagcacaacgttacgagatgcgtaaattatgccgtacatgacttccgtgtcatggtaTTATatgtggatgtgtcgtttaccttcgtcatctattcacgtcacgtgataccaaatttagtatatgtgcagctactTCATCATCAATTGACAtcatatacaccaaatttggtatatgtggagctagcgaaacggccgcgagcgcatcatgcaggccccaatatactcctacgtaacgttgacgcgtgcgcacgctgggtaccacgacgctacgttagcaaaacgtgagcactctatagtctgggAAGATGCGCGACCAGCCTatatcggcgcggcccgacggcaaccggcgcgaaatgcaacacgctgcatttcggcatttcgcgccgatacgttaccaagacagcactgcgtctgcgtctctttgtgacggaggaaTGCTGGACAcgctggaacgcgcatgcgtcaaagcaacgcagcatggcgtgcctgcgagtatattgttacgtttgaaagagactggcagaggttgaaaggggccgtttgttaggtcgtgaggggcagctcacaAGCGGCCGGCTGGttagagatcctcctgatcctcttcttcctttctcacTGCGGGCGACAAGTGCGctcaccgtatacgcttcgttgccttcgtgcatgtgcgcaacattcCTGTCCGCTCAGACGATGGCCACTGGACGAGTCAGtcaagttgtcgtggcgtgtacagtttcaggcgggcaacatgaaccacttgagttttaccagctcgtcgaccactcgccgtgagacgagctattacatagttgactcTGTAAGTCTGTGGACagtgacaaaaggtccatcgtaagtggccaaaaacttttggcataacccgcgcttgcgcatcggagcaCACAACCACACCTGATCACCACGGCGACAAATCACTGATCG
Above is a window of Rhipicephalus microplus isolate Deutch F79 chromosome 1, USDA_Rmic, whole genome shotgun sequence DNA encoding:
- the LOC119177937 gene encoding E3 SUMO-protein ligase PIAS2; translation: MDAEEAEKMAPGSNAMEPDATVQATGEETADATTQDGKDSTKESEELAATGSQGDIQESMEEDMATSALAEIVPPTPLVDSGCERLQCKCILFRLSPQQMAAVSSSSTENAESSRDDTMEVHLRFCLLDTNSEQDDRYPSDLAVNVNGKTVELPAPIPCKDSHGLTEWVHLPINITSLCTQGPSTLNKLWVTWQPASGRQYAVGLFLVKKLSAATILSGLYQLNAAVTRAMIKKKAKRRATIGEDVAITRFHVSLTCPLSRTRMKVPSRGRLCKHLDCFDGSSYLQVNERRPTWTCPVCCKPASLSSLVVDQLFTDILANAPGDCNRVVLHADGSWTPSPATQRADGVPTSALQSRARSSASPSEYLSSEQVARQQPKIEVIDLTYSSSDDDEDCPALR